One genomic region from Spirosoma sp. KCTC 42546 encodes:
- the pdxA gene encoding 4-hydroxythreonine-4-phosphate dehydrogenase PdxA, producing the protein MEQRQPNEPNQSRNTSSGGPKPDTRSTDAQVQPSTEQRQNNQPRNNRQDVPYQDNRKKDNAVNDAPNRPERSYKPVQNQRENRQQPGRTDEPRSKNQRDNRQPNNGQRPNEARQRDENRQDRDRNPNNNRNQPRESLLSEGGSRDFGNQAAQPTEYAGREDRLVIGISLGDYNGIGPEVILKALQYNRLQKICTPVIYGSMRILNRYRNLLNLKDWNLNGAQTIGQISHKLTNVITCWPDQNQEIQPGQVTPEAGQAALACLQRAVDDLKNGKLDALVTAPINKYNIQSEEFKFPGHTEYLAQEFGVEDNLMFMVSETLRIGVVTGHVPLGRVRQNVTRERIVQKLHMMMQSLKQDFGIEKPKIAVLGLNPHAGEEGLLGSEEQDIIKPLLTELANKGELVFGPYPADGFFGTRAYKKFDAILAMYHDQGLIPFKAIAFEEGVNFTAGMPAVRTSPDHGTAYDIAGKDLADETSMLQAIYTAIDVARNRKEFLELEAGALK; encoded by the coding sequence ATGGAACAACGCCAACCGAACGAACCGAACCAATCCCGCAATACCTCTTCAGGTGGGCCAAAACCTGATACCCGCTCAACCGATGCGCAAGTACAGCCATCGACAGAGCAACGGCAGAACAATCAGCCCCGCAATAACCGCCAGGATGTTCCTTATCAAGACAACCGAAAAAAGGATAATGCGGTAAATGATGCGCCAAATCGGCCTGAGCGATCGTACAAACCCGTGCAGAATCAACGGGAGAACCGACAGCAACCGGGCCGAACTGACGAGCCACGGTCCAAGAATCAACGGGATAATCGGCAGCCCAACAACGGTCAGCGCCCCAACGAAGCTCGCCAACGTGATGAAAACCGGCAGGATCGGGATCGGAATCCGAACAACAACCGGAATCAACCTCGCGAATCCTTACTAAGCGAAGGAGGATCGCGTGATTTTGGTAATCAGGCAGCTCAGCCAACCGAATATGCAGGTCGAGAGGATCGGCTAGTGATCGGCATTTCGCTGGGCGATTATAATGGCATTGGTCCCGAAGTAATTCTAAAAGCCCTTCAGTATAACCGATTGCAAAAAATCTGTACGCCTGTTATCTACGGCTCCATGCGGATTTTGAATCGGTATCGGAATTTGTTGAACCTGAAAGACTGGAATCTGAATGGAGCCCAGACGATTGGTCAGATCAGTCATAAACTGACCAACGTAATCACCTGCTGGCCCGATCAAAATCAGGAAATTCAGCCCGGCCAAGTGACTCCCGAAGCGGGCCAGGCCGCATTGGCTTGCTTGCAACGGGCCGTTGATGACCTGAAGAATGGCAAGTTAGATGCCCTCGTAACCGCTCCAATCAACAAATACAACATCCAGTCGGAAGAGTTCAAATTCCCTGGCCATACCGAATACCTGGCGCAGGAATTTGGGGTTGAGGATAATCTGATGTTCATGGTCAGCGAAACCTTACGGATTGGCGTTGTAACAGGTCATGTCCCCCTGGGGCGCGTCCGGCAGAATGTCACGCGTGAGCGTATTGTCCAGAAACTGCATATGATGATGCAGTCGCTGAAGCAGGATTTTGGCATCGAAAAACCGAAAATTGCGGTACTCGGTCTGAACCCTCATGCGGGTGAAGAAGGACTACTAGGCAGTGAGGAACAGGACATTATTAAGCCACTGCTCACCGAATTGGCCAACAAAGGAGAACTGGTTTTTGGACCCTACCCTGCTGATGGTTTCTTTGGCACCAGGGCTTACAAGAAATTCGACGCAATTTTGGCCATGTACCATGATCAAGGTCTGATTCCGTTTAAGGCGATTGCCTTTGAGGAAGGCGTGAACTTTACGGCTGGCATGCCCGCCGTACGAACATCGCCCGATCATGGGACCGCCTATGATATTGCTGGCAAAGACCTTGCCGACGAAACCTCCATGCTCCAGGCCATTTATACCGCCATTGATGTTGCCCGCAACCGCAAGGAGTTTTTAGAACTAGAAGCAGGAGCCCTGAAGTAG
- a CDS encoding YicC/YloC family endoribonuclease encodes MLKSMTGFGNATVEAGGLSVTAEIKTLNSKFLDIYCRMPRQFSDKEIELRALLTQQLERGKVELSLNLARTSGIRPGVTINRPLVQAYVSDLKETANTMLMSIPDSDVLQLALQQPNAYLTESADPTDDASDWITVQAAVQEALRRCDGFRKQDGAVLESKFQEYIQIITDRLAAIEEQDVRRIPGVRDRMRNSVKELLDSESFDQNRFEQELVYYVEKFDISEEKVRLKSHLSYFLEVLSTEEANGKKLNFISQEIGREINTIGSKANDAAIQRLVVQMKDELEKIKEQTMNVI; translated from the coding sequence ATGCTCAAATCAATGACTGGCTTCGGCAATGCAACAGTGGAAGCTGGTGGCTTGTCTGTAACGGCGGAAATTAAAACCCTGAACTCAAAGTTTTTAGATATTTATTGCCGGATGCCCCGGCAGTTTTCTGATAAAGAAATTGAGTTGCGTGCCTTGCTGACTCAGCAGTTGGAACGCGGCAAAGTAGAGCTTTCGCTCAATCTGGCTCGTACCAGCGGCATACGACCGGGTGTGACCATTAATCGCCCACTGGTGCAGGCGTATGTGAGTGATTTAAAGGAAACTGCCAACACAATGCTCATGAGTATACCAGACAGCGATGTGCTGCAACTGGCTCTCCAGCAACCGAATGCCTACCTGACCGAATCCGCCGACCCGACGGATGACGCATCGGACTGGATAACCGTTCAGGCCGCTGTGCAGGAAGCATTGCGCCGGTGCGATGGATTCCGTAAGCAGGATGGGGCCGTTTTGGAGAGCAAATTTCAGGAGTATATCCAGATCATTACCGACCGATTGGCAGCTATTGAAGAGCAGGATGTTCGGCGGATTCCGGGCGTTCGGGATCGGATGCGAAACTCGGTAAAAGAGCTATTGGACAGCGAATCGTTCGATCAGAACCGCTTTGAACAGGAGTTGGTCTATTATGTTGAGAAGTTCGACATTTCGGAAGAGAAAGTCCGGCTCAAAAGCCACCTTAGCTACTTCTTAGAGGTGCTTTCAACAGAAGAAGCCAATGGAAAAAAACTAAATTTCATCTCGCAGGAGATTGGTCGGGAAATTAATACGATTGGTTCCAAGGCCAACGACGCAGCCATTCAGCGGCTGGTTGTACAGATGAAAGACGAGCTGGAAAAAATCAAAGAGCAGACGATGAATGTGATCTAA
- a CDS encoding DNA-3-methyladenine glycosylase, with translation MTILDHTFYQSHDTLTLAQLLLGCELVHESRGDGPLEGTTAGIIVETEGYLTDDPACHAYRRQTARNAAMFGPAGTLYVYQIYNHYNCINVVTGPEGVGEAVLIRALEPTEGIGLMGLRRNEAFKTGFERYRNNTINATTADGQRNLANGPGKLTIAMGISREHDNASSLVTGSIYIRGPVLHDFDMVTTTRIGLTHGADLPYRYYIKGNRFVSKK, from the coding sequence TTGACAATTCTTGACCATACCTTCTATCAGTCACACGACACCCTAACGCTGGCTCAACTCCTGCTCGGTTGTGAACTCGTACACGAGAGCCGTGGCGACGGACCGCTGGAAGGCACAACAGCAGGCATTATTGTAGAAACGGAGGGCTACTTAACTGATGATCCAGCCTGCCACGCTTATCGGCGGCAAACAGCCCGAAATGCCGCTATGTTTGGGCCAGCCGGAACATTGTATGTCTATCAGATTTACAACCACTACAACTGTATCAATGTCGTAACAGGCCCCGAAGGCGTAGGAGAAGCGGTGCTCATTCGGGCCCTCGAACCTACAGAAGGCATTGGGTTGATGGGACTCCGGCGTAACGAAGCCTTTAAGACCGGCTTCGAACGCTACCGTAACAATACCATCAACGCCACCACCGCCGATGGTCAGCGTAATCTCGCCAACGGACCAGGCAAACTCACCATTGCGATGGGCATTAGTCGGGAGCATGATAATGCCTCATCGTTGGTAACAGGTTCAATTTATATTCGTGGGCCGGTATTGCACGACTTCGATATGGTCACCACAACCCGTATCGGCCTAACGCACGGCGCTGATTTGCCGTATCGATATTATATAAAAGGGAATCGGTTTGTGAGTAAGAAATAG
- the lepB gene encoding signal peptidase I: MLKAKKQQATKPLKSKKTPIREWFDSVLFAVIAATLIRFLTFEAYAIPTPSMENSLMVGDFLFVSKLHYGIRTPKTPLQIPLTHQKIWGTDLPSYSTAIQLPIYRLPGFTHVKNGDVVVFNYPPPKAGEPAYPTDLKTNFIKRCIGIPGDVVEIRQEQVYVNGKAFPTPARSETTYFVKTNEVLDERFFRKYDIVNDFKSPEGPFINWQPLESYNESTKSSTLVGYRVNMTEEVRHKFAGFDWVKGIEPIMEPKGLAAQGIYGGSAYPWNQDNFGPLTIPKKGVTIPINTQTIAVYGTAIQRYEENQTVEVTPTSIRIDGQPISTYTFKQDYYFMMGDNRHNSEDSRYWGFVPEDHIVGKAVFVWMSIDPVPADIWHKVRWDRLFRVIN; this comes from the coding sequence ATGCTCAAAGCGAAAAAACAGCAGGCGACTAAGCCCCTTAAATCCAAAAAAACACCCATCCGGGAATGGTTCGATTCGGTACTTTTTGCAGTTATTGCCGCTACGCTTATCCGGTTTCTGACCTTTGAAGCGTACGCCATTCCGACACCTTCCATGGAAAACAGCCTGATGGTTGGCGATTTCCTATTCGTCAGCAAGCTGCATTATGGTATTCGTACCCCCAAAACGCCCCTGCAAATACCGCTTACCCATCAGAAAATCTGGGGTACCGATCTACCATCCTATAGCACAGCCATTCAGTTGCCAATTTATCGGTTGCCTGGTTTTACGCATGTGAAAAATGGGGATGTTGTGGTCTTCAATTACCCACCGCCTAAAGCTGGAGAACCTGCCTATCCAACCGATTTAAAAACCAATTTTATAAAACGATGTATCGGTATTCCCGGCGATGTAGTGGAGATTCGTCAGGAGCAGGTATATGTTAATGGTAAGGCGTTCCCAACGCCAGCCCGATCTGAAACGACTTATTTTGTGAAAACCAATGAGGTACTTGACGAGCGATTTTTTCGGAAATACGATATCGTCAATGATTTCAAATCGCCGGAGGGACCGTTCATTAACTGGCAGCCGCTTGAGTCCTATAATGAGTCAACGAAATCGTCTACACTAGTAGGCTACCGAGTCAATATGACGGAGGAAGTCAGGCATAAATTTGCCGGATTCGATTGGGTGAAGGGAATTGAACCCATAATGGAGCCGAAAGGATTAGCTGCACAGGGCATCTATGGTGGGTCAGCTTATCCCTGGAATCAGGATAATTTCGGTCCGCTTACCATTCCTAAAAAAGGGGTTACAATACCCATCAATACTCAAACAATTGCCGTATATGGGACTGCCATTCAGCGGTATGAAGAGAATCAGACGGTAGAGGTAACGCCAACGAGCATTCGCATTGACGGCCAGCCAATAAGCACGTATACCTTCAAACAGGATTATTACTTCATGATGGGCGACAACCGGCACAACTCAGAGGATTCCCGTTACTGGGGGTTTGTTCCTGAAGATCATATTGTTGGTAAAGCGGTATTTGTCTGGATGTCAATCGATCCTGTTCCGGCTGATATCTGGCACAAAGTACGCTGGGATCGCTTGTTCCGTGTGATTAACTAG
- the ggt gene encoding gamma-glutamyltransferase, producing the protein MKQCSTYYLPFLLFTLGVTACKTQAPSTTTDTKVTQSQGVYQYRDEDPTVKPFFSDRVGVTGRNGMVASAHPEASQVGLNILKAGGNAVDAAVAVQFALAVVYPGAGNIGGGGFMVYRDNVGKAYTLDYREKAPGRATQNMYLDSLGNVRPGLSISGHLASGVPGSVDGMAEAHKRFGKLTWAQVIQPAIDLAAKGFALTERDALGLNRIKTDLNTINPGKTYFLKSAVLTDTVTWHKGELFVQSDLAKTLQRIQAQGRAGFYEGETARLLAEEMVRGKGLITEEDLKNYHSVWREPIQAKYKEYNVITMPPTSSGGVALLQMMRLTEPYPLRKWGWNRDSTVQVMIEAERRVYADRAKFLGDPDFVKVPVSQLISPDYLRTRWTDFSWAKATDSKDVKGGTIPGYESLETTHFSVVDKEGNAVSITTTLNGGYGSRVVIGGAGFFMNNEMDDFSVKPGVPNMFGLIGNQANAIAPNKRMLSSMTPTILEKDGKLFMVVGTPGGSTIITSVYQTILNVIEHGMTMQQAVNALKFHHQWLPDKTIFENGAFSDATIQALQNRGYTLEKLTNTLGRMDCVLIRPDGSYEGASDPRADNTARGY; encoded by the coding sequence ATGAAACAATGCAGTACATACTATTTACCATTCCTGCTTTTTACGTTAGGAGTAACCGCCTGCAAAACGCAAGCCCCTTCAACAACGACCGATACGAAGGTAACGCAGAGTCAGGGTGTTTATCAATATCGTGACGAAGACCCAACTGTAAAACCCTTTTTCTCTGATCGGGTAGGCGTAACCGGGCGTAATGGCATGGTGGCATCGGCCCATCCCGAAGCATCGCAGGTAGGACTAAACATCCTGAAAGCGGGAGGGAATGCGGTGGATGCGGCTGTGGCCGTACAGTTTGCATTAGCTGTAGTGTATCCGGGTGCCGGCAATATCGGGGGTGGTGGGTTTATGGTTTATCGGGATAATGTCGGTAAAGCGTATACGCTCGACTATCGTGAAAAAGCGCCCGGCCGTGCCACCCAGAATATGTATCTTGATTCACTGGGCAATGTTCGACCCGGTTTGAGCATTAGCGGGCATCTGGCGAGTGGGGTTCCCGGTTCAGTTGATGGAATGGCCGAAGCCCATAAACGCTTTGGGAAACTAACCTGGGCACAGGTAATACAGCCAGCTATCGATCTGGCTGCCAAAGGGTTTGCGCTAACCGAACGTGATGCACTGGGCCTAAATCGGATCAAAACCGACCTGAATACAATTAACCCTGGTAAAACATACTTCCTAAAAAGTGCCGTTCTTACGGATACAGTTACCTGGCATAAAGGCGAATTATTCGTGCAATCTGATTTAGCAAAAACGCTACAGCGGATTCAGGCGCAGGGAAGAGCCGGGTTTTATGAAGGCGAAACGGCCCGGCTGTTGGCAGAAGAGATGGTTCGTGGAAAAGGGCTGATTACGGAAGAAGATTTGAAAAATTACCATTCTGTCTGGCGGGAGCCAATTCAGGCGAAATACAAAGAGTACAATGTTATTACGATGCCACCAACCTCAAGCGGTGGGGTTGCTTTACTACAAATGATGCGCCTGACAGAGCCATATCCGCTCCGCAAGTGGGGCTGGAATCGCGACAGTACGGTGCAGGTAATGATAGAGGCCGAGCGTCGTGTGTATGCCGACCGGGCTAAGTTTCTGGGTGATCCGGATTTTGTGAAAGTGCCTGTCAGCCAATTAATAAGCCCGGACTACCTACGTACGCGCTGGACGGATTTCTCATGGGCTAAGGCTACCGATAGTAAAGACGTGAAGGGCGGCACTATTCCTGGATACGAAAGCCTCGAAACTACCCACTTTTCGGTGGTCGATAAAGAGGGTAATGCCGTAAGTATCACCACAACTCTGAATGGTGGTTACGGGAGCCGGGTGGTTATAGGTGGCGCTGGTTTTTTCATGAACAATGAAATGGATGATTTTAGTGTAAAACCAGGCGTTCCAAACATGTTTGGTTTAATTGGAAATCAGGCCAACGCCATCGCGCCTAATAAACGCATGCTCTCGTCGATGACTCCAACTATTCTGGAAAAAGACGGGAAACTGTTTATGGTGGTGGGAACGCCGGGTGGTTCAACCATTATTACGTCGGTATACCAGACCATTCTGAACGTTATAGAACATGGTATGACCATGCAGCAAGCCGTTAATGCGCTCAAGTTCCATCATCAGTGGTTACCCGATAAAACGATTTTCGAAAATGGAGCCTTTTCCGACGCCACGATTCAGGCGCTGCAAAACCGGGGCTATACTCTGGAAAAACTCACAAATACATTGGGTCGTATGGACTGCGTACTGATCCGCCCCGACGGCTCCTATGAGGGCGCATCTGACCCAAGAGCTGACAATACCGCAAGGGGGTATTAA
- a CDS encoding ABC transporter permease, producing MRFIRQTFESFRFAWQALRSNLLRTMLSLLGVTIGIFAIIAVFTLVDSLERNIKESLSFIGDKVVYVEKWPWVFSGDFQWWKYFQRPVPTYKEYRFLSERLENAQAVVAMSFKGRITIKKDNNSMIALIQGTTLDYNKISDVPVEQGRYFTQQEVDVARNVTIIGSDVAENLFPGQDPLGKSFKINGMNFSVIGVQKKKGESILNVGGNPDIKCLIPYGAFAKMFHSLNPNITLAIKGYDTDEGLLELESEIRGLMRTRRGLRPTQDDNFAINRPEAAAQAISGIFSVLTLAGWVIGGFSILIGGFGIANIMFVSVKERTNIIGIQKSLGAKNYFILFQFLFEAVLLSLVGGLAGIFLVYLLSFMDLGSLDLQLTADNIALGLGVSSIIGIMSGIIPAFSAARLDPVIAIRAK from the coding sequence ATGCGATTTATTCGTCAGACTTTTGAAAGTTTTCGGTTCGCGTGGCAGGCACTTCGCTCGAACCTTCTTCGTACAATGTTATCGCTACTTGGGGTAACCATTGGTATTTTTGCGATCATCGCCGTTTTTACGCTGGTCGATTCACTAGAACGAAACATCAAAGAAAGCCTGTCCTTCATTGGCGATAAGGTGGTGTATGTAGAAAAATGGCCCTGGGTCTTTAGTGGCGATTTTCAGTGGTGGAAATATTTTCAACGGCCAGTACCCACTTATAAGGAGTACCGCTTTCTAAGTGAACGACTTGAAAATGCTCAGGCGGTTGTAGCTATGTCTTTCAAAGGTCGGATTACGATCAAAAAGGATAACAACAGCATGATTGCCCTCATTCAGGGAACAACATTGGATTACAACAAGATCTCGGATGTGCCGGTTGAACAGGGTCGTTATTTTACCCAGCAGGAAGTTGACGTTGCCCGCAATGTAACTATCATTGGGTCCGACGTGGCCGAAAACCTCTTTCCAGGTCAGGATCCTCTTGGCAAGTCGTTTAAAATAAATGGCATGAACTTTTCGGTCATTGGTGTTCAGAAAAAGAAAGGTGAAAGCATCCTTAACGTAGGCGGTAATCCAGACATCAAATGCCTGATTCCTTATGGTGCCTTTGCGAAGATGTTTCACTCCCTCAATCCGAATATTACGCTGGCAATCAAAGGGTATGATACGGATGAGGGATTGCTCGAACTGGAGAGTGAAATTCGCGGGTTGATGCGTACCCGACGTGGATTACGTCCTACGCAAGATGATAATTTTGCCATTAACCGACCCGAAGCTGCCGCACAGGCAATCAGTGGTATTTTTTCCGTTTTAACCTTAGCAGGCTGGGTAATTGGTGGTTTTTCGATTCTGATCGGTGGCTTTGGAATTGCCAACATTATGTTCGTCAGTGTGAAAGAGCGCACCAATATCATCGGTATTCAGAAATCGCTGGGAGCAAAGAATTACTTCATTCTATTTCAGTTTTTATTTGAAGCTGTGCTATTAAGCTTGGTTGGCGGGTTAGCTGGTATCTTTCTGGTTTACCTGCTGTCGTTCATGGATTTGGGAAGCCTTGATCTCCAGTTAACAGCGGATAATATCGCATTGGGGCTGGGTGTTTCTAGTATCATTGGCATTATGTCGGGAATTATTCCCGCATTTTCAGCGGCCCGTCTCGATCCCGTAATTGCCATACGGGCAAAGTAA